A region of Salvia splendens isolate huo1 chromosome 17, SspV2, whole genome shotgun sequence DNA encodes the following proteins:
- the LOC121775597 gene encoding pentatricopeptide repeat-containing protein At4g28010-like, producing the protein MVLPLMRKNLSLFLKRKNPIQNKFFTTNLLLNPNCTKLQEVDQVETQITSLCQKPNSLVNLQNACSLFEQSVEMGVVPSGPSRDLLLQTLVKNKKHNMALSIYKKMVCSGALPIYMSLSALVECLVHHSAPQLALGAIGLMLKQGYTINLYIANVVLNGLCCNGFVVYAEEFLGELDRNHVSPDIVSFNTLIKGLHREKRLDEAMSVKRRMESANIAPNLITYNILMDAHFVEDRVDGAMMLLEEMRMKGLEPDVFFYDTLINGFCRRGDVGRAREILSIMSDKGLSPDRVSYTCLMRGFCQQGNLKEVKRLFNEMLKNGIRPDAVTFGSIISGLCQVGNVEKAVEMFNFMLDKGEEPSNTIYNILIDGLCKARHFSNAFKILEVMAEKQKNPDIVTYNTVLRGLCEVGKIDAAVKLYKSMASNTNHVESDSWTICTLVKGLCTEGHLGEAEQIIRDMVKQNKLTDVAPYTVLIGAYLKEGKVQKALITWKRILQSGSIPDSRSYSALINGLCKCSRMNIAKGIFNKMRTSGPSPTSFDYNLLMAALCREGSLDQAGALFRDMVGGSCEPDVVSFNIMIESSIKAGNVEFANELVGDMQRKGLRPDALTFSVLINSFSKLRMMAEAKTLFEKMKAAGFLPHYVVYDSLLKGLKAVGNAEEIINLIQEMAEAGVALDDELTSTILTCICNLPEGHNISQLLPSFTRKNIDGGSIPSDELLRSLQNVFPMLQTSSPS; encoded by the coding sequence ATGGTGTTGCCATTGATGCGAAAGAACCTGTCGCTATTTCTGAAGCGAAAAAATCCCATACAAAACAAGTTTTTCACCACAAACCTACTCTTAAATCCTAATTGCACTAAACTCCAAGAGGTAGACCAGGTGGAAACCCAAATCACATCTCTATGTCAAAAACCCAACTCATTGGTAAATTTGCAGAATGCATGTTCTCTATTTGAGCAATCTGTGGAAATGGGTGTCGTTCCATCGGGGCCCTCCAGAGATCTTCTTTTGCAAACCCTTGTCAAGAACAAGAAGCACAATATGGCTCTTAGTATTTATAAGAAGATGGTGTGTTCTGGGGCTTTACCAATATATATGTCATTATCGGCTTTGGTTGAGTGCTTGGTACATCACTCCGCGCCCCAGTTGGCTCTGGGGGCAATTGGGTTGATGTTGAAGCAAGGCTACACCATTAATCTATATATCGCCAATGTCGTGTTGAATGGCCTTTGTTGTAATGGATTTGTGGTTTATGCTGAGGAGTTTTTAGGTGAGTTGGATAGGAATCACGTGTCTCCAGATATAGTTAGCTTTAATACTTTGATAAAAGGATTGCACCGGGAGAAGAGATTAGATGAAGCTATGAGTGTGAAGAGAAGAATGGAGTCTGCAAATATTGCTCCAAATTTGATCACATATAACATTCTGATGGATGCTCATTTTGTGGAGGATCGTGTGGATGGAGCAATGATGTTGTTGGAAGAGATGAGGATGAAAGGGTTGGAACctgatgttttcttttatgaCACGCTTATAAATGGTTTTTGCCGTAGAGGTGATGTTGGTAGAGCGAGGGAGATTTTGAGTATCATGTCGGATAAAGGACTTTCTCCGGATAGAGTTTCTTACACTTGCTTGATGCGTGGTTTCTGCCAGCAGGGGAATCTAAAAGAAGTGAAGCGCTTGTTCAATGAAATGTTAAAAAATGGCATCCGCCCTGATGCTGTTACTTTTGGAAGTATAATTAGCGGGCTTTGCCAAGTTGGGAATGTGGAGAAAGCAGTTGAGATGTTTAACTTTATGTTGGACAAGGGAGAAGAGCCAAGTAATACAATATATAACATTCTGATTGATGGATTATGCAAGGCTCGACATTTTAGTAATGCCTTTAAGATTCTGGAAGTGATGGCAGAGAAGCAAAAGAATCCTGATATTGTAACTTACAATACAGTATTAAGAGGCCTATGTGAAGTTGGGAAGATTGATGCCGCCGTGAAACTTTATAAATCTATGGCATCAAACACAAATCATGTTGAGTCTGATTCTTGGACTATCTGTACCCTAGTTAAAGGGCTGTGCACGGAAGGTCATCTTGGAGAGGCAGAACAAATTATTCGTGACATGGTTAAACAGAATAAGCTAACTGATGTTGCACCGTACACTGTTCTAATTGGAGCTTATCTGAAGGAAGGAAAGGTTCAGAAAGCGCTAATCACCTGGAAGAGAATTTTACAGTCGGGGTCCATTCCCGATTCAAGGTCTTATAGTGCTCTTATAAATGGTTTATGCAAATGTAGCCGAATGAACATTGCAAAAGGTATTTTTAACAAAATGAGAACCTCGGGTCCCAGTCCTACCTCGTTTGACTACAACTTGTTGATGGCCGCCTTATGTAGGGAGGGTAGTTTGGACCAAGCTGGAGCTTTGTTTAGAGATATGGTTGGTGGCAGTTGTGAACCAGATGTTGTCTCATTCAACATAATGATCGAGTCCTCCATAAAAGCAGGGAATGTTGAGTTTGCCAATGAGCTAGTGGGTGATATGCAGCGTAAGGGTCTGCGTCCTGATGCATTGACATTTTCTGTTTTGATTAACAGCTTTTCGAAACTAAGAATGATGGCAGAAGCCAAAACATTGTTTGAAAAGATGAAAGCTGCTGGCTTCCTGCCACATTACGTTGTTTATGATTCTTTGCTCAAAGGCTTGAAAGCAGTTGGcaatgcagaagaaataatcaatTTGATTCAGGAAATGGCGGAAGCAGGCGTTGCTCTTGATGATGAACTGACTTCTACTATATTGACGTGCATATGCAATTTACCTGAAGGCCATAATATTTCACAGCTTCTACCAAGTTTTACTAGAAAGAATATAGATGGTGGTAGCATCCCATCCGACGAGTTGTTAAGGAGTCTCCAAAATGTCTTTCCCATGCTTCAAACTTCAAGCCCCTCTTGA